A stretch of the bacterium SCSIO 12827 genome encodes the following:
- a CDS encoding LysR family transcriptional regulator, with product MDIATQMIMFATVVENGGFSAAARDLGLTPSAVSRQIGQLEDRLGTRLLNRSTRRISLTEVGRAFYARCADVSQGVQEAEALVLNMVDHPQGTLKVAATVAFAKAQLLPLLPVFLAKNPDLKISLDATDRVIDLVEEQVDVAIRFSEQIDDSSVVSRKLATNRRVYVAAPSYVAEHGLPRTPDDVANHNCLRISTVEAWNTWTFENGADLQRLPIKGNFEANSADAIYYAVLAGVGIARLSTYLVNDALAQGRLVRVLPDYADETSDILAIYSNKRNLSPNVRAFIDYFAEKFGPVPPWEKEQAA from the coding sequence ATGGATATAGCGACACAGATGATCATGTTCGCCACCGTCGTTGAAAACGGCGGGTTTTCCGCGGCTGCGCGGGATTTGGGACTGACCCCGTCGGCGGTCAGTCGCCAGATCGGCCAACTGGAGGATCGCCTGGGCACGCGCCTGTTGAACCGGTCGACCCGACGCATCTCCCTGACCGAGGTCGGGCGTGCCTTTTATGCGCGCTGCGCCGACGTATCGCAGGGCGTGCAGGAGGCCGAGGCCCTGGTCCTCAACATGGTTGACCATCCTCAGGGAACCCTCAAGGTGGCGGCAACCGTGGCCTTTGCGAAGGCGCAGCTTTTGCCATTGTTGCCCGTGTTTCTGGCCAAGAATCCGGATTTGAAGATTTCCCTCGACGCCACGGACCGGGTCATCGATCTGGTCGAGGAACAGGTTGACGTGGCCATTCGGTTTTCCGAGCAGATCGACGATTCGTCCGTGGTATCACGCAAACTGGCGACCAACCGGCGGGTCTATGTGGCGGCGCCATCCTATGTCGCCGAACATGGCCTGCCGCGTACTCCGGACGATGTGGCGAACCATAATTGTCTGCGGATTTCGACGGTGGAGGCATGGAATACCTGGACGTTCGAGAATGGCGCCGACCTCCAGCGGCTGCCGATCAAGGGCAATTTCGAGGCCAACAGCGCCGACGCCATCTATTATGCGGTGTTGGCGGGCGTCGGAATCGCGCGACTTTCCACATATCTGGTTAACGATGCCTTGGCCCAGGGACGCCTCGTTCGCGTGCTGCCGGATTATGCGGACGAGACCTCGGACATTCTCGCGATCTATTCCAACAAACGGAATCTGTCGCCCAACGTGCGTGCCTTCATCGACTATTTCGCCGAGAAGTTCGGCCCCGTTCCCCCTTGGGAAAAGGAACAGGCGGCCTAG
- a CDS encoding response regulator, producing the protein MKIFIVDDDEITLEILRSILEGAGHEVTSDLMGATAISSIKKHVPDVVLTDLQMASVDGFDLCRELRQIPRLRRTKIIIVSAHSAETWKKRAAKLGADGYVEKPINADKLLALIEELVKTA; encoded by the coding sequence TTGAAAATCTTCATCGTCGATGATGACGAGATCACGCTTGAAATTCTGAGGTCCATTCTCGAGGGCGCCGGCCATGAGGTGACGAGCGATCTCATGGGGGCCACGGCGATTTCGTCCATCAAGAAGCATGTGCCGGATGTCGTGTTGACGGACCTTCAGATGGCCTCCGTTGATGGGTTCGACCTGTGCCGCGAACTTCGCCAGATCCCCCGCCTGCGCCGGACCAAGATCATCATCGTATCCGCCCATTCCGCCGAGACCTGGAAGAAGCGCGCGGCGAAGCTGGGGGCCGACGGTTATGTCGAGAAGCCGATCAATGCGGACAAGCTGCTGGCCCTGATCGAGGAATTGGTCAAGACCGCCTAG
- a CDS encoding MarC family protein → MLELALIAFATFFATVGPPDVAIAFAALTPKASATARRRTAVRAVVIAGGILLFFAVLGKPVLTYMGISLPALRTAGGILLLLISIDMVFARSSGGTSTTDEEDAESITRKDVSVFPLATPLIAGPGTIGAVLLLVADAHGDPLRLAAVAAAMTAVLIISLALMLVAAQVQKRLGVTGVHVLSRVFGILLAALAVQFLFDGIRASDLLTGLAGGT, encoded by the coding sequence CTGGAACTGGCCCTCATCGCCTTCGCGACCTTCTTCGCCACCGTCGGGCCGCCCGACGTGGCCATCGCCTTCGCCGCCCTGACCCCCAAGGCCTCGGCAACGGCGCGACGGCGCACGGCTGTGCGCGCGGTCGTCATCGCCGGCGGCATTCTGTTGTTCTTCGCCGTGTTGGGAAAACCGGTACTGACGTACATGGGAATCTCCCTGCCCGCGCTCCGCACGGCCGGCGGGATTCTCCTGCTGCTGATTTCCATCGACATGGTGTTCGCCAGGTCCTCCGGCGGAACGTCGACCACCGACGAGGAAGATGCCGAATCGATTACCCGTAAGGATGTCTCGGTGTTTCCACTGGCGACGCCGCTGATCGCCGGGCCGGGCACGATCGGAGCGGTCCTGCTGCTGGTCGCCGACGCCCATGGCGATCCGTTGCGCCTAGCCGCCGTGGCGGCCGCCATGACGGCGGTTTTGATCATTTCCCTGGCCCTGATGCTTGTGGCGGCGCAGGTTCAGAAACGCCTGGGCGTGACCGGCGTGCATGTGCTGTCGCGCGTGTTCGGGATTCTGCTGGCGGCGCTCGCCGTACAGTTCCTGTTTGACGGCATCCGGGCCAGCGACCTGCTGACCGGGCTGGCCGGCGGAACCTAG